The Leptodactylus fuscus isolate aLepFus1 chromosome 3, aLepFus1.hap2, whole genome shotgun sequence genome has a segment encoding these proteins:
- the HNRNPU gene encoding heterogeneous nuclear ribonucleoprotein U, which yields MSSPVNVKKLKVSELKEELKKRRLSDKGLKAELMERLQAALDEESEAGGGVLGGAQGEGMDVGEGAEQEPGVGEEEEEEDEEGMEVGGENGGEAAQEEGAEEDEAAAVSQDDENGDDQGFQEGEEEEEEDEGIPVGLEEEEEEEQADENGGDKDQEKQEEDAVPSGPRPLMAIKCEEAGASARGDGKDQKDKKRGVKRPREDHGRGYFEYIEENKYSRSKSPQPPVEEEDEKLDETNVLLDTYNCDLHFKISRDRLSATSLTMESFAFLWAGGRASYGVLNGKVCFEMKVTEKVPVKHLYSKDIDVHEVRVGWSLSSCGFMLGEDENSYGYSLKGSKSCNGVAEEYGEKYDENDVITCMANFEGDEVELAFAKNGQELGVAFKVDKDVLSEKPLFPHVLCHNCAVEFNFGQQAEPFFPVPEGYTFIQNVSLEDRVRGPEGPEQKKDCEVIMMIGLPGSGKTTWVNTQTAENPGKYNVLGTNNIMERMMVGNKKTTDTGKLNALLQRAPQCLSKFIEIAARKKRHFILDQTNVSAAAQRRKMCLFAGFQRKAVVVCPTDEVYKERTQKKAEVEGKDLPEHAVLKMKGNFTLPEASECFDEIVYVELQKEEAEKLIEQYKEESKKSLPPEKKQNVGAKKPNKNKNKSRGGAGHGHGGHRGRGGSGFNMRGGNFRGGAPVNRGGFNRRGNMPQRGGGGAGGGSVGYPYPRTPVYHNRGGYNNRGNFSRGGGGASMPSRGNYNQNFRGRGNNRGFKNHSQGYNQWQQQGQYWGQKPWSQQYHQGYY from the exons ATGAGTTCCCCGGTCAACGTTAAGAAGCTGAAGGTATCGGAACTGAAGGAAGAGCTGAAGAAGCGCCGCCTGAGTGATAAGGGGCTCAAGGCCGAGCTCATGGAGAGGCTGCAGGCCGCACTGGACGAGGAGAGCGAGGCTGGCGGCGGAGTGCTCGGGGGAGCACAGGGAGAAGGGATGGATGTCGGCGAAGGCgctgagcaggagccaggagtaggagaggaggaagaagaagaggacgaGGAAGGCATGGAGGTAGGAGGGGAGAATGGAGGCGAGGCGGCCCAGGAAGAGGGAGCCGAAGAGGACGAAGCGGCGGCAGTCAGCCAGGATGATGAGAATGGCGACGACCAGGGTTTCCAGGAGggtgaggaagaagaggaggaggatgagggaatTCCCGtaggcctggaggaagaggaggaggaagagcaggcGGATGAGAATGGCGGGGACAAGGATCAGGAGAAGCAAGAAGAGGATGCGGTGCCCAGCGGTCCGCGGCCCCTCATGGCCATCAAGTGCGAGGAGGCGGGAGCGTCAGCCCGCGGTG ATGGCAAAGATCAAAAGGATAAGAAACGTGGTGTGAAAAGACCACGTGAAGATCATGGCCGTGGCTACTTTGAGTATATTGAAGAAAACAAATACAGCAG GTCTAAGTCCCCTCAGCCACCGgtggaagaggaagatgaaaaacTGGATGAAACTAATGTTCTTCTTGATACTT ATAACTGTGATCTTCACTTCAAAATTTCACGGGATCGTCTGAGTGCCACTTCTCTCACCATGGAGAGTTTTGCCTTCTTGTGGGCTGGTGGGAGAGCCTCATATGGTGTCTTGAATGGCAAAGTTTGCTTTGAGATgaag GTCACAGAGAAGGTACCCGTGAAACATTTATACTCTAAAGACATTGATGTGCATGAAGTACGTGTTGGTTGGTCTCTGAGCTCCTGTGGCTTCATGCTAG GTGAAGATGAAAATTCTTATGGCTATTCACTAAAGGGATCAAAGTCATGCAATGGGGTGGCTGAAGAGTATGGCGAGAAATATGATGAAAATGATGTGATCACCTGTATGGCG AATTTTGAAGGTGATGAAGTAGAGCTTGCATTTGCAAAGAATGGCCAGGAGCTTGGTGTAGCATTTAAAGTTGACAAAGATGTGCTGTCTGAGAAACCACTCTTCCCACATGTGCTTTGTCACAACTGTGCTGTTGAGTTTAACTTCGGCCAGCAAGCGGAACCATTCTTTCCAGTTCCTGAAGGATATACATTTATTCAGAATGTCTCACTTGAAGATCGTGTGAGAGGACCTGAAGGACCTGAACAGAAGAAGGATTGTGAG GTTATCATGATGATTGGCTTGCCAGGATCTGGAAAAACTACTTGGGTCAATACGCAGACTGCTGAAAATCCTGGGAAATATAATGTCCTTGGAACAAACAATATTATGGAAAGAATGATG gttggTAACAAAAAAACTACTGACACGGGAAAACTGAatgcattgctgcagagagccCCACAATGCCTTAGCAAGTTCATCGAAATTGCTGCTCGGAAGAAGAGACACTTTATTTTAGATCAA ACAAATGTTTCTGCTGCTGCTCAGAGAAGAAAAATGTGCCTCTTTGCTGGGTTTCAGCGTAAGGCTGTTGTTGTGTGTCCAACTGATGAGGTTTACAAAGAGAGAACTCAGAAGAAAGCAGAGGTTGAAGGCAAGGACCTTCCCGAACATGCTGTACTTAAAATGAAAG GGAACTTTACACTACCAGAAGCCAGTGAGTGCTTTGATGAAATTGTTTATGTGGAATTGCAAAAGGAAGAAGCTGAGAAACTTATAGAGCAGTATAAAGAGGAGAGCAAAAAATCTCTTCCTCCTGAAAAGAAACAAAATGTGGGAGCCAAAAAACCCAACAAGAACAAAAACAAGTCCAGAGGTGGAGCAGGACATGGACATGGTGGGCATAGAGGCCGTGGAGGCAGTGGTTTTAATATGCGTGGAGGAAACTTCCGTGGTGGAG CTCCAGTAAATCGTGGAGGATTTAATAGGAGGGGTAACATGCCACAGCGTGGAGGTGGTGGTGCAGGTGGTGGATCCGTTGGTTATCCGTATCCCCGTACGCCAGTCTATCATAACAGGGGTGGTTACAATAACCGTGGAAACTTTAGTCGCGGTGGTGGAGGTGCCTCAATGCCCAGTCGTGGAAACTACAATCAG AACTTTAGAGGAAGGGGAAACAACCGCGGCTTCAAAAACCATTCTCAGGGTTACAACCAGTGGCAGCAGCAGGGC CAATACTGGGGTCAAAAGCCATGGAGCCAGCAGTACCACCAAGGATATTATTGA